The genomic stretch ATCATGGCTTAATAAAGTATCCGAGGAGCAAAGAAATACGCTTATTGTAAAACCTAGAGGTCTTCTAAAATATGGTTTCAAACTTGAAGATCTACCAGAAGTAGGAGTTTTCTGTACTGATTCACCACATAGACCCAATCCCATAGCTGTATCTATAGTTAGACTAATAGAAAGGCAGGAAAATATACTTCATGTAGAGGATTTAGATTTATTTGAGGAGACACCAATACTGGATATAAAAGCTTTTACTCCAGCCAGATGTCCAGATGATGTTAAAGTACCTAAATGGGTAGAAGAGTTCGAGAAAAAACTGGAAGAAATAAAAAGAAGAAAAATACCATTGTAAGTCTTTTTAAAGTTTTCTCTTAAAAAATTCTTAGCTTAACATTAGCTTAATTAAAAACTACTTAAAAATTTTTCTTAAATAATACGATAACCGTTAAAAAGAATTTACTCTAAGAAGAAGAAAAATACGACATAATAATTAATATATCATGAAGAGAATTAAATGTTATGGAAAGCGTATTACCAGAATACATATATGATATTCAACACATACTCTCAATAATTAAATATAATACGAAATTAGATATTAAGATAAATCATAACGATCCGGTTCAATTACAAGAATTATATGAGTTTTTAGATGATCTTTTAAATATGTTAGAATTTATGTCAGCCTATAAGTTAATTAACTTAGAAGAAAATGAAATAAGAGAAGTAAAAGATAAAATAAGAAAAGACATGGAGTTAATCTCGGAGAGTATAGATAAACTGATGTATGAAAGTGATTAACAAAGTTAATTATTTTTACGCCTAACTATTTAACATGCGAAATTTAAACTTTATATCAAATTTATAATTAATGATTCCAATTAGCGTTTTGGTATCGAATAGTGGTACTGTATCTTTTACGATTAAAGGAGAATATAATCCTAAAAACCCAAGTAAATTTAGTCAAGTATTTAGACCAGTAATTACGTGGAATATGACATATAAATGCAATTTAAAGTGCTTACATTGTTATATAAACGCATCACCTCAAGGAGATGAAGGATTAACTAAAGATGAAGCGTTAAATCTAGTAGATCAAATGGCTGAAATTAAGATTCCCTTACTTATTATGAGTGGTGGAGAACCGTTAATGAGAAGAGATTTCTTTGAAATAGCAAAATACGCTTCAGAAAGAGGGTTAAGACTTGCGTTATCTACTAACGGAACATTAATAAGTAAAAAAGTTGCTGAAGAATTAAAGGAAATCGGTTTTCTCTATATCGGAATAAGTTTAGATAGCCCTTACCCAGAATTTCATGATAAATTCAGAGGAGTTGAGGGAGCATTTGATTTAACAGTTAAAGGTATAAAAAATGCTATAGAAGCTGGACTTAACGTTGGTCTAAGATTTACTATAACTTCAAGGAATATTGATCAAATTGATGATTACATAAGATTATCTCTAAATCTTGGTGTAAAGAGAATAACATTCTATCATATTTCAGCAAGTGGCAGAGGTAAAGAATTGAAAGATTGGATGTATAACCCAGAACAATATAAAAAATTTATTAATAAATTAATAGAATACGCGAAGGAGTTAAAGGGAAAAATTGAAATTGAAACAACACTAGCTCCCTTTGACGGAATTTATATTGCTAAGATATTAGCTAAAGATGAGAAAGAGCTTGAAGAATACCTGAAATTTGTCGAAAATAGTGGGGGATGTGGGAGGAAAATGATCTCAATATATCCAAACGGTGACGTTTATCCTTGTCAATTCATTGACTTTTATAAACTAGGTAATGTGAGACAAAAACCATTGAAAGAGATCATTCAAAATATTCCAGACTTCTTTGTTAATACTGATAAATACTTAACGGGGAAATGTGCTACTTGTGAATATAAATCTGCTTGTAAAGGAGGAGATAGAGCTAGAGCGTATTATTGGAATGAAGACATTTACGGAGATGATCCGTTATGCCCTTTGAAAACGCTCCACATTTAGTCTTCTGGGAAGTAACTAAAGCTTGTCCATTGAGTTGTAAACATTGTAGAGCTAATGCCATAGATAAGCCATTACCAGGGGAACTAACAACTGAAGAAGGAAAGAAACTACTCGAAGAAATATCTCAATTTGGTAAAGTAGTTGTAGTATTTACCGGTGGGGATCCACTTTCAAGAGACGACATTTTTGAGCTAATGGATTATGCGAAATCTTTAGGCTTAATAGTTTCTATTGCACCAGCACCTTCATACAGACTTGATGAAGATACAATAAAAAAGATCAAAAACTCAGCACTTTATATGTCAATAAGTTTAGACGGTTATAAGCCTGAAACGCACGACTGGCTTAGGGGTTTTGGTAACTATAAGTATGCTATTAATGGTATTAAACTCGGACTTAAGTATGGTATTCAAGTTCAAGTCAATACCCTAGTTTGGAAGAAGAGTTATGAAGAATTACCTTACATGGTTAAGCTTCTTAAAGATTTGGGAGTAAGAGTCTGGGAAATATTCTTTTTAATCCCAGTAGGGAGAGGTACTCTAGAATTGGATATTCCTAGAGATAAATATAAAGATGTTATAGATTTTCTTGTGGAAGTAAGTAGATATAACATTGTAGTCAGAACTGTTGAAGCACCATTCTTTAGAAGAGCAAAGCTTGAATATAAAGAGGTAGAAAATGAGTTAATTAGAAAGCTTAGAGAATTACTAGGAGAACCTAAAGCACCAATAGACAAAAGCGTATTACCAACTAGAGATGGGGCTGGAGTCATATTTATCGCGCATAATGGGGATATTTATCCAAGCGGATTTCTTCCATTAAAATTAGGTAATGTAAGAGAAGATAGATTAATAGATGTTTATAGAAA from Sulfolobus sp. S-194 encodes the following:
- the tsaA gene encoding tRNA (N6-threonylcarbamoyladenosine(37)-N6)-methyltransferase TrmO, which encodes MLKYIGIVRENKDGKGIIEIYKEYTQGLYRLEEFSHIIVISWLNKVSEEQRNTLIVKPRGLLKYGFKLEDLPEVGVFCTDSPHRPNPIAVSIVRLIERQENILHVEDLDLFEETPILDIKAFTPARCPDDVKVPKWVEEFEKKLEEIKRRKIPL
- a CDS encoding radical SAM protein → MIPISVLVSNSGTVSFTIKGEYNPKNPSKFSQVFRPVITWNMTYKCNLKCLHCYINASPQGDEGLTKDEALNLVDQMAEIKIPLLIMSGGEPLMRRDFFEIAKYASERGLRLALSTNGTLISKKVAEELKEIGFLYIGISLDSPYPEFHDKFRGVEGAFDLTVKGIKNAIEAGLNVGLRFTITSRNIDQIDDYIRLSLNLGVKRITFYHISASGRGKELKDWMYNPEQYKKFINKLIEYAKELKGKIEIETTLAPFDGIYIAKILAKDEKELEEYLKFVENSGGCGRKMISIYPNGDVYPCQFIDFYKLGNVRQKPLKEIIQNIPDFFVNTDKYLTGKCATCEYKSACKGGDRARAYYWNEDIYGDDPLCPLKTLHI
- a CDS encoding TIGR04053 family radical SAM/SPASM domain-containing protein, producing the protein MPFENAPHLVFWEVTKACPLSCKHCRANAIDKPLPGELTTEEGKKLLEEISQFGKVVVVFTGGDPLSRDDIFELMDYAKSLGLIVSIAPAPSYRLDEDTIKKIKNSALYMSISLDGYKPETHDWLRGFGNYKYAINGIKLGLKYGIQVQVNTLVWKKSYEELPYMVKLLKDLGVRVWEIFFLIPVGRGTLELDIPRDKYKDVIDFLVEVSRYNIVVRTVEAPFFRRAKLEYKEVENELIRKLRELLGEPKAPIDKSVLPTRDGAGVIFIAHNGDIYPSGFLPLKLGNVREDRLIDVYRNSELLKMIKAGKLKGKCGICAFSNICGGSRARAYAVYGDPLAEDPACPY